The following coding sequences are from one Calypte anna isolate BGI_N300 chromosome 18, bCalAnn1_v1.p, whole genome shotgun sequence window:
- the PYCR1 gene encoding pyrroline-5-carboxylate reductase 1, mitochondrial: MSVGFIGAGQLAFALARGFTAAGVLAAHKITASSPDTDLPTVSGLRKIGVNFTVRNKDTVKSSDVLFLAVKPPIIPFILEEVGPDIEPRHIVVSCAAGVTISSIEKKLSTFCPTPKVIRCMTNTPVVVREGATVYATGTHADVEDGKLLEQLMASVGFCTEVEEDLIDAVTGLSGSGPAYAFTALDALADGGVKMGLPRRLAVRLGAQALLGAAKMLLESEQHPGQLKDNVCSPGGATIHALHFLESGGFRSLLINAVEASCIRTRELQHLADQEEISPAAIKKTLLDKVKQESPSLSVASASKVSLFTSKSPSSKKN; the protein is encoded by the exons GGGTCCTGGCCGCGCACAAAATCACGGCGAGCTCCCCGGACACCGACCTGCCCACTGTCAGCGGGTTGCGG AAAATCGGCGTGAATTTCACAGTGAGAAATAAGGACACGGTGAAGAGTAGCGATGTCCTCTTCCTGGCCGTTAAGCCCCCCATCATACCCTTCATCCTGGAGGAAGTGGGCCCCGACATCGAGCCCCGGCACATCGTGGTGTCCTGCGCGGCCGGGGTCACCATCAGCTCCATCGAGAAG AAACTCTCTACCTTCTGCCCCACACCAAAAGTGATCAGGTGCATGACCAACACCCCTGTGGTTGTCCGGGAAGGTGCTACAGTCTATGCCACTGGGACACATGCAGATGTGGAGGATGGGAAGCTTCTGGAACAGCTGATGGCCAGTGTGGGCTTCTGCACCGAGGTGGAAGAGGACCTGATAGATGCTGTTACGGGGCTCAGTGGCAGTGGCCCTGCGTAT GCTTTCACAGCCCTGGATGCTCTGGCAGATGGAGGAGTGAAGATGGGCCTTCCCCGCAGGCTGGCGGTTCGGCTGGGGGCACAGGCTTTGCTG GGAGCTGCCAAAATGCTGCTGGAAtctgagcagcatcctggccaGCTGAAGGACAATGTCTGCTCCCCTGGGGGAGCCACCATCCATGCCCTGCACTTCCTGGAGAGCGGTGGCTTTCGCTCACTCCTAATCAATGCTGTGGAGGCTTCCTGCATCCGGACAAG ggagctgcagcatctGGCAGACCAAGAGGAGATCTCCCCTGCAGCCATAAAGAAGACTTTGTTGGATAAGGTGAAGCaggagtctccttctctgtcCGTGGCGTCTGCCAGCAAAGTCAGTCTGTTCACCAGTAAGAGCCCCAGCAGCAAGAAGAACTGA